One segment of Cervus canadensis isolate Bull #8, Minnesota chromosome 32, ASM1932006v1, whole genome shotgun sequence DNA contains the following:
- the ANTKMT gene encoding adenine nucleotide translocase lysine N-methyltransferase isoform X1, producing the protein MEQDDPAEALTELRERQPSPLELLQVAAGSGLAVYGVWALLLQPGFRRVPLRLQVPYVGASARQVEHVLSLLRGRPGKTVDLGSGDGRIVLAAHRCGLRPAVGYELNPWLVGLARLRAWRAGCVGSVRFHREDLWKVSLRDCHNVSVFLAPSVLPLLEDKLQAELPAGARVVSGRFPLPTWQPVAVVGEGLDRVWAYDIHRGGPAGQAVPGPGSASVLGTPNSQTG; encoded by the exons ATGGAGCAGGACGACCCGGCCGAAGCGCTGACGGAGCTGCGCGAGCGGCAGCCGAGCCCGTTGGAGCTGCTGCAGGTGGCGGCGGGCTCGGGCCTGGCCGTCTACGGCGTGTGGGCGCTGCTGCTGCAGCCCGGCTTCCGCCGCGTGCCGCTGCGCCTGCAG GTGCCCTATGTCGGCGCGAGTGCCAGGCAGGTGGAGCACGTGTTGTCGTTGCTGCGAGGCCGTCCTGGGAAGACTGTGGACCTGGGCTCTGGGGACGGCAGGATT GTGCTGGCTGCCCACAGGTGCGGCCTCCGCCCCGCTGTGGGCTACGAGCTGAACCCCTGGCTGGTGGGACTGGCGCGGCTGCGTGCCTGGAGGGCAGGCTGTGTTGGCAGTGTCCGCTTCCACCGTGAGGACCTCTGGAAG GTGAGCCTGAGGGACTGCCACAATGTGTCTGTGTTCCTGGCTCCTAGTGTG CTCCCATTGCTGGAGGACAAGCTGCAGGCAGAGTTGCCTGCAGGAGCCCGCGTGGTGTCTGGGcgcttccccctccccacctggcaGCCTGTGGCTGTGGTAGGTGAGGGCCTGGACCGAGTCTGGGCCTATGACATCCACAGAGGTGGGCCAGCTGGGCAGGCTGTGCCAGGGCCCGGTTCTGCCTCCGTGCTTGGAACCCCCAATTCTCAGACTGGCTGA
- the ANTKMT gene encoding adenine nucleotide translocase lysine N-methyltransferase isoform X2 — protein sequence MEQDDPAEALTELRERQPSPLELLQVAAGSGLAVYGVWALLLQPGFRRVPLRLQVPYVGASARQVEHVLSLLRGRPGKTVDLGSGDGRIVLAAHRCGLRPAVGYELNPWLVGLARLRAWRAGCVGSVRFHREDLWKLPLLEDKLQAELPAGARVVSGRFPLPTWQPVAVVGEGLDRVWAYDIHRGGPAGQAVPGPGSASVLGTPNSQTG from the exons ATGGAGCAGGACGACCCGGCCGAAGCGCTGACGGAGCTGCGCGAGCGGCAGCCGAGCCCGTTGGAGCTGCTGCAGGTGGCGGCGGGCTCGGGCCTGGCCGTCTACGGCGTGTGGGCGCTGCTGCTGCAGCCCGGCTTCCGCCGCGTGCCGCTGCGCCTGCAG GTGCCCTATGTCGGCGCGAGTGCCAGGCAGGTGGAGCACGTGTTGTCGTTGCTGCGAGGCCGTCCTGGGAAGACTGTGGACCTGGGCTCTGGGGACGGCAGGATT GTGCTGGCTGCCCACAGGTGCGGCCTCCGCCCCGCTGTGGGCTACGAGCTGAACCCCTGGCTGGTGGGACTGGCGCGGCTGCGTGCCTGGAGGGCAGGCTGTGTTGGCAGTGTCCGCTTCCACCGTGAGGACCTCTGGAAG CTCCCATTGCTGGAGGACAAGCTGCAGGCAGAGTTGCCTGCAGGAGCCCGCGTGGTGTCTGGGcgcttccccctccccacctggcaGCCTGTGGCTGTGGTAGGTGAGGGCCTGGACCGAGTCTGGGCCTATGACATCCACAGAGGTGGGCCAGCTGGGCAGGCTGTGCCAGGGCCCGGTTCTGCCTCCGTGCTTGGAACCCCCAATTCTCAGACTGGCTGA